The following coding sequences lie in one Alicyclobacillus curvatus genomic window:
- a CDS encoding dipeptide ABC transporter ATP-binding protein, with product MAVVEPLSNIETLLKVEDLRKYFPIRRGVLQRTVGNVRAVDGISFSVRHGETLGVVGESGCGKSTMARAILRLIEPTSGVVEFEGKNVVTLSKSAMREMRREMQIVFQDPYASLNPRYSIGKTLVDPMEIHHLYTPAQRKQRAAQLLDKVGLDADYTNRFAHEFSGGQRQRIGIARALTVNPKLLILDEPVAALDVSVQSQVLNLLGDLQDDLGLTYIFVAHDLSVVRYISDRVMVLYLGHMAELADTDDIFADPLHPYTRALLSAVPVPDPDAKRERIILKGDLPSPANPPAGCPFHTRCPAAMDICSKEVPVWQEVKPGHRVACHLYQ from the coding sequence ATGGCAGTAGTAGAGCCCCTTTCGAACATAGAAACACTGTTGAAAGTTGAGGATTTGAGAAAGTACTTCCCCATCCGCAGAGGCGTGCTGCAACGGACGGTCGGAAATGTCCGGGCGGTTGACGGCATTAGTTTCAGCGTTCGGCATGGGGAGACGCTCGGCGTGGTTGGAGAATCTGGTTGTGGTAAATCGACCATGGCGAGAGCGATTCTGCGACTTATTGAACCGACGAGTGGTGTGGTCGAATTTGAAGGCAAGAACGTGGTGACACTATCGAAAAGTGCCATGCGTGAGATGCGGCGGGAGATGCAAATTGTATTCCAGGACCCATACGCATCGCTGAATCCTCGCTACTCGATTGGGAAGACCTTGGTTGATCCGATGGAGATCCACCACCTTTACACACCTGCGCAACGCAAGCAGCGTGCGGCGCAACTTTTGGACAAGGTCGGACTCGATGCGGACTACACCAATCGATTTGCCCATGAGTTTTCGGGGGGGCAGAGGCAGCGTATCGGGATCGCTCGGGCCTTGACCGTGAATCCGAAGCTGCTGATTTTGGACGAGCCAGTCGCAGCCCTTGACGTGTCGGTTCAGTCACAGGTTCTGAATCTCCTCGGCGACCTTCAGGATGACCTTGGACTGACATACATTTTTGTGGCGCATGACCTCAGTGTCGTACGGTATATCAGCGACAGGGTCATGGTGCTTTACCTGGGCCACATGGCGGAATTAGCCGATACGGACGACATCTTCGCCGATCCGCTTCATCCATACACGAGGGCCCTGCTTTCCGCTGTTCCCGTGCCCGATCCCGATGCGAAGCGCGAGCGGATCATCCTGAAAGGCGACCTGCCAAGTCCGGCAAATCCGCCAGCAGGGTGCCCGTTTCACACACGTTGCCCGGCAGCCATGGACATCTGCAGCAAAGAGGTGCCCGTTTGGCAAGAAGTGAAGCCGGGACATCGAGTGGCCTGTCACTTGTACCAATGA
- a CDS encoding ABC transporter permease has translation MSVNNAGAAAPRVSGSAEKSRLGLLWKSVRDFPMVYVGGFIVLLLVVCAVFSPVLALHNPTTQFQNGLNLDGTPVGPSKFFPFGADDVGRDVYSRLIYGSRVSLIVGVFATVISLVIGTTLGLISGYFGGFIDTFIMRVTDTILAFPFLLFALALVTILGSSLTNVLITIGILGWGVMARVVRGQVLAVKEFEYVQAARALGASTPRILFAVILPNILGPIIVLATLAVSQNILTEAGLSFLGVGVQPPTPSWGNMIYAGVQDYQFAPWLMVYPGVALLLAVLGFNLLGDGLRDILDPRNATH, from the coding sequence ATGAGTGTAAATAATGCCGGTGCCGCTGCACCGCGTGTCTCTGGCAGTGCTGAGAAATCACGCCTTGGTCTCCTGTGGAAGTCCGTCCGAGACTTTCCCATGGTTTACGTGGGTGGATTTATCGTATTGCTATTGGTGGTTTGTGCCGTGTTTTCACCTGTACTTGCACTGCACAACCCGACCACTCAGTTTCAGAACGGACTGAATCTGGATGGGACACCGGTTGGGCCGAGTAAGTTCTTTCCGTTTGGCGCTGACGATGTCGGACGTGACGTGTATTCAAGGTTAATCTACGGGAGTCGAGTCTCCCTGATTGTCGGTGTGTTTGCCACCGTGATTAGTCTCGTGATTGGTACAACTTTGGGACTTATTTCGGGATATTTTGGCGGTTTTATTGACACGTTTATCATGCGAGTGACAGATACCATCCTGGCCTTCCCATTTCTCCTGTTCGCGCTCGCGTTGGTCACTATACTTGGCTCAAGTTTGACCAACGTCTTGATTACAATCGGAATCCTCGGGTGGGGCGTAATGGCCCGAGTTGTTCGTGGGCAAGTGCTTGCGGTCAAGGAATTCGAATATGTCCAGGCTGCCAGAGCACTAGGCGCTTCTACACCGAGAATTTTGTTTGCAGTCATCCTGCCGAACATCCTTGGACCGATTATTGTTTTAGCGACCCTTGCGGTCAGTCAGAACATCCTGACCGAAGCTGGACTGAGCTTTCTCGGTGTGGGTGTGCAACCGCCAACGCCAAGTTGGGGCAACATGATTTACGCTGGTGTGCAGGATTATCAATTTGCGCCATGGCTCATGGTCTACCCTGGTGTGGCACTGCTGCTCGCTGTGCTTGGCTTTAACCTCCTTGGCGACGGCCTGCGTGACATTCTGGATCCGCGTAATGCTACGCATTAG
- a CDS encoding methyl-accepting chemotaxis protein, whose protein sequence is MDKTMTLSRYLIRTMVLAAVGGAVIGFIVDYSNGISGLSLVYTILFTALSSALLGAGISFANYRRFLAPIPKIRNFVSRVGDGDLSLVLSPTEVGELRPIAHGLNDMVGKLSALVASTSRMTVDIRTVTDDLNGKMKESRLTTTEAAKAMGEVSRSTNMGLQQVDSTAQALNSILAGVEEVAASAQTTANSAEEATATAAMGSQKMTGMVTDLRRLEVTIGDIKASVHALSQRSMEIHTMVDVITEIAEQTDLLALNAAIEAARAGTEGKGFAVVAEEVRKLAEQSAKSARDIRQRVGAIQSDAKNAVTSVQTGESQFTASFSALEQTDGLFQDIVSSVAHVTSQMQEVSATTSELVKECEKAAAAASQIRELQRIDLQKIASAEKSTESERQTVSDVADMAERLRILAQDCERSLQAFRVDVDSAQSMQNGLDARSVMAPLAASPTTGS, encoded by the coding sequence GTGGACAAAACGATGACGTTGTCACGGTATTTGATTCGAACGATGGTTCTCGCAGCAGTCGGCGGCGCGGTGATTGGGTTCATTGTGGATTACAGCAACGGCATTTCTGGATTGTCGCTTGTTTATACAATTCTCTTTACAGCGCTAAGCTCAGCCCTGCTCGGGGCCGGTATTAGTTTCGCCAATTATCGGCGATTTCTGGCTCCCATTCCAAAGATAAGGAACTTTGTCAGTCGTGTCGGTGACGGTGATTTGTCTCTCGTACTGTCCCCTACGGAAGTTGGCGAACTCCGCCCCATCGCGCACGGCTTGAACGATATGGTGGGTAAGCTATCTGCTCTAGTAGCTTCTACATCGCGAATGACTGTCGATATTCGGACGGTGACAGATGATTTGAACGGAAAAATGAAAGAATCACGATTGACGACAACCGAAGCAGCGAAAGCCATGGGGGAAGTCAGCCGCAGTACAAACATGGGACTCCAACAGGTGGATTCTACAGCGCAGGCCTTGAACAGTATTCTTGCCGGCGTTGAAGAAGTGGCGGCTAGCGCTCAGACGACGGCGAACTCTGCTGAAGAGGCCACCGCGACAGCTGCCATGGGAAGTCAGAAGATGACCGGTATGGTGACAGACCTCCGCAGGCTTGAGGTGACCATCGGGGATATTAAGGCATCTGTTCATGCGTTGTCTCAGCGTTCGATGGAGATCCACACGATGGTAGATGTCATCACAGAGATAGCCGAGCAAACCGATCTGCTGGCTCTGAATGCTGCCATTGAAGCTGCAAGAGCAGGTACGGAAGGCAAGGGCTTTGCAGTGGTGGCGGAGGAAGTGCGAAAACTGGCGGAGCAGTCTGCCAAGTCTGCCCGGGACATCCGCCAAAGAGTAGGCGCTATCCAATCCGATGCCAAAAACGCTGTCACGTCCGTACAAACGGGGGAGTCACAGTTTACCGCATCATTTTCTGCGCTTGAGCAGACGGATGGCTTGTTTCAAGACATCGTCTCTTCTGTTGCCCATGTAACCAGTCAAATGCAGGAGGTTTCGGCGACAACGTCTGAGCTTGTGAAGGAATGCGAAAAGGCAGCGGCCGCGGCAAGCCAGATCCGGGAGTTGCAGCGGATCGATTTGCAGAAGATTGCCTCTGCAGAGAAATCAACTGAATCAGAGCGACAAACGGTCTCAGATGTGGCAGACATGGCAGAGCGACTACGCATTCTTGCGCAGGATTGTGAGCGGTCTTTGCAAGCTTTTCGAGTAGACGTTGACAGTGCACAATCGATGCAAAACGGGCTTGACGCCCGGAGTGTCATGGCACCCTTAGCCGCAAGCCCAACAACAGGTTCCTAA
- a CDS encoding ABC transporter permease: protein MLSYIIRRLGGALAVLFGISIVTFILAYAVPSDPARMIAGPKASLATVMAIRHQLGLDAPIYVQYIRYIWRLLHWNLGMSYVYNLPVTTLIAQRIWPTASLALSAWIAELVIGIPLGIYTARRARKLADYVVSILALVGISLLIPWLGIVLLYWLGFKIPIFPLGGTGGITHLILPALTYGITGAAAYTRLLKSSMLEVLRQDYVRTARAKGATESRVVNRHVIRNALIPVITYGGIDVGYLLGGVVLLEVTFNWNGLGILAYNAISESDIPVIMGTVLLTALLVVLFNLLVDIVYVFVDPRIRYS, encoded by the coding sequence GTGTTATCATACATCATTCGACGTCTCGGAGGAGCACTTGCGGTCTTGTTTGGCATCTCCATCGTGACGTTTATCCTGGCATATGCCGTGCCTTCGGACCCGGCGCGCATGATTGCGGGTCCTAAGGCTTCATTGGCAACCGTCATGGCCATTCGTCACCAACTCGGACTCGATGCGCCCATCTACGTTCAATACATCCGCTATATCTGGAGACTGCTTCATTGGAACCTTGGTATGTCCTACGTGTACAACCTGCCTGTCACCACCCTAATTGCACAGCGAATCTGGCCAACGGCGTCGCTCGCATTGTCGGCGTGGATAGCAGAACTCGTGATTGGAATACCGCTTGGCATCTATACCGCGAGGCGCGCCCGAAAGCTTGCAGATTACGTTGTTAGCATCCTCGCCCTGGTCGGAATCTCGCTGTTGATTCCATGGCTGGGGATTGTGCTTTTGTACTGGCTTGGATTCAAGATCCCGATTTTCCCGCTCGGAGGTACAGGGGGCATTACGCACTTAATTTTGCCGGCACTTACGTACGGGATTACGGGTGCTGCAGCTTATACAAGGTTGCTGAAGTCATCAATGCTGGAGGTCCTGCGTCAAGATTACGTGCGTACAGCGCGCGCGAAGGGCGCTACGGAGTCACGGGTGGTAAACAGACACGTTATTCGCAACGCCCTCATCCCTGTCATTACATATGGTGGGATTGACGTCGGGTACTTGCTTGGCGGCGTGGTGCTGCTCGAAGTCACCTTCAATTGGAATGGGCTCGGTATTCTTGCCTACAACGCGATTTCAGAGAGTGACATCCCAGTCATCATGGGGACCGTGCTGCTGACAGCGTTGTTGGTGGTGCTGTTTAACCTCCTGGTAGATATTGTCTACGTCTTTGTCGATCCGCGCATCCGCTACAGCTAA
- a CDS encoding ABC transporter substrate-binding protein yields MSSKRQKQGAAWMAVALTMGLALAGCGQGGNTTGTPAATTGPIEGGSIVLDTDSNFKDFDPALAYFVTDTEVVPQIYEQLVTYQGASTNIVGLLAQSWDVSKDGKTYTFHLRKGVKFTNGDAMTAQSFIDEFERVLGKGGVNSPGEGFIDPVVVGATAYHNLKNKTGQHVSGITTPDPYTLRIQLNQPQAYFLEVLAMPFFSAVDQKYIDQVGNATFDSSKMMGTGPFLASQINANGVVLKKNTAYWNKDKNGNALPYLDQVKIRINKNDQVDTLNFQQGQTALLGWAINGIPSDSIPKFRTDPTLKKTMQTFPENANYYLGMNVKTGPFTNHNLRLAMEYAINKTKLAQLSAGKDIPANQDIPPAIPGHVKNLPAEVNYTYDPNKAKQLLAAAGYKPGQLTVTLTSQNSGLAPKWDQSIQYDLQQVGINCKINMLNNNTFYTEAMAGSLTLFVAGWYQDFPDPYDFLMLLATNQAPSNNMTWYSNAQVDAWLQQLNTSTNTQQRMTLSKNITVQFLKDAPWVPLCFSNAVYAIQPWVHGYYFSPALGDPLQYMWIDKGHSQTG; encoded by the coding sequence GTGTCATCCAAACGCCAAAAGCAAGGTGCCGCATGGATGGCTGTCGCCCTGACCATGGGTCTCGCGTTGGCCGGTTGCGGCCAAGGTGGCAACACAACGGGTACGCCAGCAGCGACTACCGGACCCATTGAAGGCGGCAGTATTGTCCTCGACACGGATTCAAACTTTAAAGATTTTGACCCTGCACTCGCGTACTTCGTCACGGACACAGAGGTCGTTCCACAGATTTACGAACAATTGGTCACGTATCAAGGTGCTTCAACCAACATTGTTGGCCTTTTGGCACAGTCCTGGGACGTTTCCAAGGATGGCAAAACCTATACGTTTCATCTGCGCAAAGGCGTAAAGTTCACGAACGGGGATGCCATGACGGCGCAATCGTTTATCGACGAGTTTGAACGCGTCCTCGGAAAAGGCGGGGTGAACTCTCCCGGAGAAGGCTTTATTGATCCGGTCGTCGTCGGTGCAACCGCCTACCATAACTTGAAAAACAAAACAGGCCAGCATGTCTCGGGTATCACAACCCCAGACCCTTACACACTGCGTATTCAATTAAACCAGCCGCAAGCTTACTTTCTGGAAGTATTAGCGATGCCTTTCTTTTCTGCCGTCGATCAGAAGTACATTGACCAGGTTGGAAATGCGACTTTTGATTCCAGCAAGATGATGGGGACAGGACCTTTCTTGGCTTCGCAGATCAACGCTAACGGTGTCGTGCTCAAAAAGAACACTGCGTACTGGAATAAAGACAAAAACGGGAATGCACTACCGTATCTCGATCAGGTGAAGATCCGCATTAACAAGAACGACCAGGTCGACACACTCAATTTCCAGCAAGGACAAACTGCACTCCTCGGCTGGGCCATCAATGGCATTCCGTCCGACTCGATACCTAAATTTCGGACAGACCCAACCTTAAAAAAGACCATGCAGACGTTCCCTGAGAACGCGAACTATTACCTCGGTATGAACGTGAAGACAGGGCCTTTTACAAATCACAACCTGAGACTGGCGATGGAGTATGCCATTAACAAGACCAAGTTGGCCCAATTGTCAGCTGGCAAGGACATCCCCGCCAATCAGGATATTCCACCAGCCATCCCGGGGCATGTAAAGAACCTGCCTGCCGAAGTCAATTACACTTATGACCCCAATAAGGCAAAGCAGTTGCTTGCTGCGGCGGGATATAAGCCGGGCCAACTGACCGTGACCCTGACGTCCCAGAACAGCGGACTGGCACCAAAATGGGATCAATCAATCCAGTACGATCTGCAGCAGGTGGGCATTAACTGCAAAATCAACATGTTGAACAACAACACCTTCTATACGGAAGCCATGGCCGGAAGCCTAACATTGTTTGTCGCTGGCTGGTATCAGGACTTCCCAGACCCGTATGATTTTCTGATGCTCCTCGCCACCAATCAGGCACCGAGCAATAACATGACGTGGTATTCAAACGCACAAGTGGACGCTTGGCTGCAGCAACTAAACACGAGCACCAATACCCAGCAGAGAATGACCTTGTCGAAGAACATCACGGTTCAATTCCTGAAAGATGCGCCGTGGGTGCCGCTTTGCTTCTCAAATGCGGTTTATGCCATTCAACCCTGGGTGCATGGTTACTACTTCAGCCCTGCCCTCGGCGATCCGCTCCAATATATGTGGATCGACAAGGGTCACAGCCAGACCGGGTGA
- a CDS encoding ABC transporter ATP-binding protein, with amino-acid sequence MSSDVSSKANSVTSSKAGSNVNSSSDTNSKASSVENVLEVKNLEIQFQIHEKYYSAVKDVDFFIRQGETLGLVGESGCGKSVTSLAIMRLLQDSAKVSGTVLYNGRDLLKLPESKMRGIRGNEISMIFQEPMTSLNPVHRIGRQIGESLMLHKGMSARRARQEAIELLRKVGIPRADEVVDDYPHQFSGGMRQRVMIAIAMACEPKLLIADEPTTALDVTIQAQILDLMRKLAKENHMAILLITHDLGVVAEMCDRVAVMYAGRVMEQGPVREIFRNPQNPYTIGLMNSIPKLEGERTRLQPIEGNVPSVRNMPQGCRFTARCPYVMDICREHDPGLLAVGENHISRCWLHADLDTGEAQ; translated from the coding sequence ATGAGCTCCGACGTGAGCTCAAAAGCGAACTCTGTCACGAGCTCCAAAGCGGGCTCTAACGTTAACTCTAGTTCTGACACGAATTCCAAGGCGAGTTCAGTGGAGAATGTGCTTGAGGTTAAAAACCTGGAGATACAATTTCAGATTCATGAAAAATACTATTCGGCCGTCAAGGATGTCGATTTTTTCATCCGCCAAGGGGAAACGCTGGGCCTCGTCGGGGAATCCGGCTGCGGCAAGAGTGTTACCTCCTTAGCCATCATGCGCTTATTGCAAGATTCCGCTAAGGTGTCTGGCACTGTGCTCTATAACGGGCGGGACCTTCTCAAGCTCCCGGAGTCGAAGATGCGGGGTATTCGTGGAAACGAGATCAGCATGATCTTTCAGGAACCGATGACATCTCTGAACCCTGTGCATCGCATCGGTCGCCAAATCGGTGAAAGCCTGATGCTTCACAAAGGCATGAGTGCCAGGCGCGCGAGGCAAGAAGCGATTGAACTGCTTCGCAAAGTGGGCATCCCGAGAGCTGATGAAGTCGTCGACGACTATCCTCACCAATTTTCGGGCGGTATGCGACAGCGCGTCATGATTGCCATAGCGATGGCGTGTGAGCCGAAACTGCTGATAGCTGACGAGCCGACGACGGCGCTTGACGTAACCATCCAGGCGCAGATTCTTGACTTAATGCGCAAACTCGCGAAGGAGAATCACATGGCGATTCTGCTCATTACGCATGACCTTGGGGTTGTGGCCGAAATGTGCGATAGAGTTGCCGTCATGTACGCCGGCCGCGTCATGGAGCAGGGGCCGGTTCGGGAGATTTTCCGCAACCCTCAAAACCCGTACACGATTGGTCTGATGAACTCGATTCCAAAGTTGGAAGGTGAGCGGACAAGGCTGCAACCGATTGAAGGGAATGTCCCTTCTGTTCGAAACATGCCGCAAGGATGTCGTTTCACCGCACGTTGTCCGTATGTCATGGATATCTGCAGGGAGCATGATCCGGGTTTGCTTGCCGTCGGTGAAAACCACATTTCCCGGTGCTGGCTGCACGCAGATCTCGATACGGGGGAGGCGCAGTGA
- a CDS encoding bifunctional 5,10-methylene-tetrahydrofolate dehydrogenase/5,10-methylene-tetrahydrofolate cyclohydrolase (catalyzes the formation of 5,10-methenyltetrahydrofolate from 5,10-methylenetetrahydrofolate and subsequent formation of 10-formyltetrahydrofolate from 5,10-methenyltetrahydrofolate) gives MNQNPLLLEGKPVVTQIYADLEPRIGTLKERGVTPCLATVLVGDDPASATYVKMKGNACKKLGMDSRRIHLPEDTTTEQLLDTIESLNQDASIHGILLQHPVPAQIDERLAFDAILPEKDVDGVTSLGFGRMAYSVQSYASCTPEAIISVMDHYDLPIAGRHAVVIGRSAILGKPVSFLLLNRNATVTVCHSKTTDLASHVSTADIVVAAVGKPRFVQGEWIKPGAVVLDAGYNEGNVGDVDYEACLDKVSAITPVPGGIGPVTIATLLLHTVEAAERLL, from the coding sequence TTGAACCAGAATCCATTGCTGTTGGAAGGGAAACCCGTCGTCACACAAATTTACGCAGATTTGGAACCGCGAATCGGAACATTAAAGGAAAGAGGAGTAACACCCTGTCTCGCAACCGTCTTGGTCGGCGATGATCCCGCTTCAGCTACATACGTCAAAATGAAAGGCAACGCCTGCAAGAAACTCGGGATGGACTCGCGTCGGATTCACCTGCCAGAGGACACAACGACAGAGCAACTCCTCGACACCATCGAGTCGCTCAATCAGGATGCATCGATACACGGAATCCTCCTGCAACATCCGGTTCCTGCTCAAATTGACGAGCGACTTGCGTTCGATGCGATTTTACCCGAAAAAGACGTGGATGGCGTGACCAGTCTGGGGTTTGGACGCATGGCTTACAGTGTGCAAAGTTATGCCTCCTGCACTCCCGAAGCCATCATATCCGTGATGGACCACTATGATTTACCCATCGCGGGTCGCCATGCAGTCGTCATTGGGCGCAGTGCAATCCTTGGCAAACCAGTGTCATTTCTGCTTCTAAATCGCAACGCCACCGTTACCGTATGTCATTCGAAAACCACCGATCTCGCATCTCACGTAAGCACAGCTGACATTGTCGTCGCTGCAGTCGGAAAACCTCGATTTGTACAGGGAGAGTGGATCAAACCAGGGGCCGTCGTGCTCGACGCAGGATACAACGAGGGAAATGTCGGCGATGTCGACTACGAGGCGTGTCTCGATAAAGTCTCCGCTATCACACCCGTGCCTGGCGGCATCGGTCCTGTAACGATTGCAACCCTTCTTTTGCACACCGTGGAGGCCGCAGAAAGGTTACTCTAG
- a CDS encoding biotin attachment protein, with translation MADMKIPQLGESVTDGLLASWLKQAGDHVDVDEPLLEVTTDKVNVEIPSEYSGVIEEILVPEGSKVEIGTVVCRIRSDAE, from the coding sequence ATGGCAGACATGAAAATTCCACAACTTGGCGAAAGTGTGACCGATGGTCTTCTCGCGTCTTGGCTGAAACAAGCAGGCGATCACGTTGATGTCGATGAACCCCTCCTTGAGGTGACGACAGACAAAGTCAACGTGGAGATCCCATCTGAATATAGCGGTGTCATCGAAGAGATTCTTGTGCCGGAAGGCAGCAAAGTAGAGATTGGCACTGTGGTGTGCCGGATTCGTTCGGACGCGGAGTAA